From the Peromyscus leucopus breed LL Stock chromosome 8b, UCI_PerLeu_2.1, whole genome shotgun sequence genome, one window contains:
- the Trim17 gene encoding E3 ubiquitin-protein ligase TRIM17: MDAVELARRLQEEATCSICLDYFTDPVMTACGHNFCRECIQMSWEKGKGKKGKKKQKSSFPCPECREMSPQRNLRPNRLLTKVAEMARQHPGLQKRDLCQAHQEPLKLFCQDDKSPICVVCREAQEHRLHRVLPVDEAARDYKVKLEEDMRYFREEMVKTESLQAKEEQSLIEWQEKVKERRERVLEEFQKVVLFLVEEERRLLLVLKKEEDDILGRLQDSKTSLDHQSRSLDRLLLQLEEQSQQEPLQMLQDMKDTLTRKESLSLQYPEVVLPVAIKTVCRVPGQIEVLKSFQEDVVPDPNSAYPYLLLYESRQRRYLSPPPEGTAPYSKDRFVAYPCAVGQKSFSSGRHYWEVGMNLTGDALWALGVCRDNVSRKDRVLKSPENGFWVVQLSKGKRHLSLLPDSTQVTLTEPPTHMGIFLDFQAGEVSFYSVNDGSHLHSFSQAAFPGPLLPFFCLGAPKSGQMVISTVTMWVKG; encoded by the exons ATGGATGCGGTGGAACTTGCCAGAAGGTTGCAAGAGGAGGCCACATGTTCCATCTGCCTCGACTACTTCACTGATCCTGTGATGACCGCCTGTGGTCACAACTTCTGCAGAGAATGCATCCAGATGAGCTGGGAGAAAGGCAAGggcaagaaagggaagaagaagcagaagagctCCTTCCCCTGCCCCGAGTGCAGGGAGATGTCCCCTCAGAGGAACCTGAGGCCCAACCGCCTCCTGACAAAGGTGGCCGAGATGGCCCGCCAGCACCCTGGGCTGCAGAAGCGAGACCTGTGCCAGGCACACCAAGAGCCCCTTAAGCTGTTCTGCCAGGATGACAAGAGCCCCATTTGTGTGGTCTGCAGGGAGGCCCAAGAACACCGGCTGCATCGGGTGCTGCCTGTGGATGAGGCTGCGAGGGACTATAAG GTGAAGCTGGAGGAAGACATGAGGTATTTTCGGGAGGAGATGGTCAAGACAGAGTCACTACAAGCCAAGGAGGAACAGAGCTTAATTGAGTGGCAG GAGAAAGTGAAAGAGCGGAGAGAACGTGTCCTGGAGGAGTTCCAGAAGGTGGTCCTGTTCCTAGTGGAAGAAGAGCGCAGGCTTCTGCTGGTCCTGAAGAAGGAGGAAGACGATATCTTAGGGAGGCTGCAGGACAGCAAAACCTCCCTGGACCACCAGAGCCGCTCCCTGGACCggctcctgctgcagctggaggaGCAGAGTCAGCAGGAGCCCCTGCAGATGCTGCAG GATATGAAGGACACCTTGACCAG GAAGGAGAGCCTCAGTTTGCAGTACCCAGAGGTGGTCCTCCCCGTGGCTATCAAGACTGTgtgcagagttccaggacagatagagGTGCTCAAAAGTTTCCAAG AGGACGTGGTGCCGGACCCCAACTCAGCGTACCCCTATCTCCTCCTGTACGAGAGCCGCCAGAGGCGATACCTGAGCCCACCACCAGAGGGCACCGCCCCCTACAGCAAGGACCGCTTCGTGGCCTACCCCTGCGCTGTGGGACAGAAGAGCTTCTCCTCTGGACGGCACTACTGGGAAGTGGGCATGAATCTCACCGGGGATGCACTCTGGGCCTTGGGCGTGTGCAGGGACAACGTGAGCCGGAAGGACAGGGTGCTTAAGTCCCCGGAAAATGGGTTCTGGGTAGTGCAGCTCTCCAAAGGGAAGAGGCACTTGTCCCTGCTCCCCGACTCCACTCAGGTCACACTCACGGAGCCCCCCACCCACATGGGCATCTTCCTGGACTTCCAGGCCGGGGAGGTGTCCTTCTACAGTGTGAACGACGGGTCCCACCTGCACAGCTTCTCCCAGGCTGCCTTCCCTGGGCCGCTGCTGCCGTTCTTCTGCCTGGGAGCTCCCAAGTCAGGCCAGATGGTCATCTCCACAGTGACCATGTGGGTGAAGGGATAG